One genomic window of Candidatus Kuenenia stuttgartiensis includes the following:
- a CDS encoding trypsin-like peptidase domain-containing protein → MKAVLVHLSGSRRGKTEVFSSDKITIGADASNEIAFDAKKDTNISAFHAEILRKECEYLLIDKGSLKGTLVNHRVISEMALKDGDLIEFGAGGPTVRFRIKMDEDDICKQWSEILEDSLEIALTSKKGRFNTATGFFKQLLWEIYTQISHHIKLRIILTLVVFSGIVIAYFFVQNIKLTQTVEKVKMLELERSIAENIIKKYTNGVCLIQGAFSYYDEETGEPLFMMGRRTGINEYTGTGFLVSEEGLIITNRHIAEPWWELDTFSAPQLDPGVKPKFVVFRAFFPGIKEPFPLTVEKVSDEVDVALLRINTGGINIPVHELDTTDKGAVVGEPILLLGYPAGIKAIFAKMDPELVRQFIHIPFIQLVQELSNFGFIKPLATQGHLSDIMENRLVYDAQTTVGGSGGPIFNKKGLVIGINYGIFPGFRGSNFGVPVRYGLSLLKEVSKSVKDKKK, encoded by the coding sequence CTGAAAGCAGTATTAGTTCATTTATCTGGCAGCCGTCGTGGAAAAACAGAAGTATTTTCTTCCGATAAAATAACTATCGGCGCCGATGCATCAAATGAAATTGCCTTTGATGCAAAAAAAGATACAAACATCTCCGCTTTTCATGCTGAAATACTACGGAAAGAATGTGAGTATCTGTTAATCGACAAAGGAAGCTTAAAAGGCACGCTGGTTAATCATAGAGTAATTAGCGAAATGGCACTTAAAGACGGTGATTTAATCGAATTTGGAGCAGGCGGGCCAACGGTGCGATTCCGTATAAAAATGGATGAAGATGATATTTGCAAACAATGGTCTGAAATATTGGAAGACTCTTTAGAGATTGCTCTTACTTCAAAGAAGGGGCGTTTCAACACTGCAACGGGATTTTTTAAACAACTTTTATGGGAGATTTACACCCAAATATCGCACCATATCAAATTGCGTATTATTTTAACACTGGTTGTCTTTTCCGGTATTGTGATCGCATATTTTTTTGTTCAAAATATCAAATTAACACAAACCGTCGAAAAGGTGAAAATGCTAGAACTCGAAAGGTCTATTGCAGAAAACATAATAAAAAAGTATACTAACGGCGTTTGCCTTATTCAGGGAGCCTTTTCCTATTATGATGAAGAAACTGGTGAACCGCTTTTTATGATGGGAAGAAGGACCGGGATAAATGAATATACCGGCACTGGTTTTTTAGTTAGCGAAGAAGGCCTGATCATAACCAATCGTCATATTGCCGAACCATGGTGGGAACTTGATACTTTCTCTGCGCCACAGTTAGATCCGGGGGTAAAACCTAAGTTTGTAGTATTCAGGGCGTTTTTCCCAGGAATCAAAGAACCGTTCCCCCTGACGGTGGAAAAGGTTTCAGATGAAGTGGATGTAGCATTGCTTCGCATAAATACCGGTGGCATAAATATTCCGGTGCATGAATTAGATACAACAGACAAGGGAGCCGTTGTGGGAGAACCAATATTACTACTGGGATATCCTGCGGGAATAAAGGCCATTTTTGCAAAGATGGATCCGGAACTGGTAAGACAATTTATTCACATCCCTTTTATTCAGTTAGTTCAGGAACTTTCCAATTTCGGCTTTATAAAACCCCTTGCCACTCAAGGCCATTTAAGTGATATTATGGAAAACAGACTGGTATATGATGCCCAAACAACAGTTGGCGGAAGCGGCGGTCCTATATTTAATAAAAAAGGGCTGGTTATCGGAATTAATTATGGGATATTTCCGGGATTCAGAGGATCCAATTTTGGCGTTCCAGTACGTTATGGATTATCTCTTCTCAAAGAAGTTTCCAAAAGTGTAAAGGATAAAAAAAAATGA
- a CDS encoding cytochrome C, producing the protein MSNSEENKEKKDRHRALAFIKGKTFAREKDIDISEDEIATWPFLIRKEFLAAIICTIILIVWSVLFDAPLEEISDPTMTPNPAKAPWYFLGLQEMLVYFDPWIAGVIFPMLIIAGLMVIPYVDSNPKGNGYYTFKERKFAMLTFCFGFHVLWILLIIVGVFMRGPGWLWFWPWHEWDPHRVVAETNYDLTSLIGIRSNSLPGFMLGGLVLFGYFYLGISFPYRFLKRRKSLAIEKLGFIRYTIVAFLFLCMMALPIKVCLRLVFHIKYIWVTPWFNI; encoded by the coding sequence ATGAGTAATAGCGAGGAAAATAAAGAAAAGAAAGACCGGCATCGCGCCCTTGCCTTTATAAAAGGCAAGACGTTTGCCAGGGAAAAAGATATTGATATATCGGAAGATGAAATAGCCACATGGCCATTCTTGATAAGAAAAGAGTTCCTGGCGGCTATTATTTGCACAATCATACTCATCGTCTGGTCTGTCCTGTTTGACGCTCCCCTTGAAGAAATTTCAGACCCTACCATGACTCCAAATCCTGCAAAGGCACCCTGGTATTTTCTGGGATTGCAGGAAATGCTTGTTTATTTTGACCCATGGATTGCCGGCGTTATTTTCCCGATGCTGATAATTGCCGGGTTAATGGTCATTCCCTATGTGGATAGTAATCCAAAGGGGAATGGTTATTATACCTTTAAAGAAAGAAAATTTGCGATGCTGACCTTTTGCTTTGGGTTTCACGTCTTATGGATATTGCTGATCATCGTCGGGGTGTTTATGCGTGGACCAGGCTGGTTGTGGTTTTGGCCATGGCATGAGTGGGACCCACATCGGGTTGTTGCGGAAACAAATTATGATCTGACCAGCCTTATAGGGATCAGGTCGAATTCTTTGCCGGGCTTTATGCTTGGCGGGTTAGTGTTGTTTGGTTATTTTTATTTGGGGATATCCTTCCCCTACCGGTTTTTAAAACGCAGAAAAAGTTTGGCTATAGAGAAGCTCGGGTTCATTAGATATACAATCGTTGCCTTCCTCTTTCTCTGCATGATGGCGCTTCCGATAAAAGTATGCCTGCGATTGGTGTTTCACATAAAATATATCTGGGTGACCCCCTGGTTTAACATATAA
- a CDS encoding ubiquinol-cytochrome c reductase iron-sulfur subunit, which yields MLEAVKNSEIPVNRRKLLYFTGWGFIGIFAATITGSIIRFFFPRTIFEPPTRYSIGFPSQYASGVSEKFKKQFRIWIVKEDDTLYVIEAKCTHLGCTPNWLASEGKFKCPCHGSGFTPDGINIEGPAPRPLERFKVALGDDGQIIVDESTRYRGERGEWDKPGAFLKV from the coding sequence ATGTTGGAAGCAGTTAAAAATTCTGAAATTCCTGTAAATCGTAGAAAATTGCTCTACTTTACCGGCTGGGGTTTTATAGGTATATTTGCTGCCACAATCACCGGCTCAATTATCAGATTTTTTTTCCCCAGAACTATCTTCGAACCCCCCACGCGTTATTCAATCGGTTTCCCCTCCCAATATGCTTCAGGCGTAAGCGAAAAATTTAAAAAACAATTCAGGATTTGGATAGTCAAGGAAGATGATACATTGTATGTCATTGAGGCAAAGTGTACTCACCTGGGCTGTACCCCGAACTGGTTGGCCTCCGAGGGGAAATTCAAATGTCCATGTCATGGCAGCGGTTTTACCCCTGATGGAATTAACATTGAAGGCCCTGCGCCGAGGCCCCTGGAGCGATTTAAAGTGGCATTGGGCGATGACGGGCAGATCATTGTCGATGAAAGCACCCGATACAGGGGTGAACGGGGTGAATGGGACAAACCCGGGGCATTTTTAAAGGTATAA
- a CDS encoding class II fructose-bisphosphate aldolase — translation MLYTTKEELFNNIKGIIDIQKDGTVSIINKDALRTKTIDKIVYNAVFNSDSNLKDISRWLIWSASNALGNASSSIQSLYDAMGRREYKGFTVPAINIRGLTYDVARAVFCAAKKNNAAAIIFEIARSEIGYTGQRPAEYTAVVLAAAIREGHEYPVFIQGDHFQIILRKYQADKEAELATVKNLIKEAIDGGFYNIDVDTSTLVDLSKPDLAGQQRLNFELAAELTAYIRSLEPKGITISVGGEIGEVGKKNSTIEELRAFMDGYNATLKTKGSGLKGISKISVQTGTSHGGVVLPDGTIANVKLDFDTLKTLSNTAKDEYGMSGAVQHGASTLPADAFSKFPEADTAEVHLATEFQNMIYDNSAFPADFKKEIYELLKDKCRSEWKEGQTEEQFIYTTRKMGFGPFKQKFWDLPENIRAKIGQDLEDKFDFLFKKLNIVNSKEIIKNTIQPVPVKVALPTP, via the coding sequence ATGCTATACACAACAAAAGAAGAACTATTCAATAATATCAAAGGCATTATCGATATTCAAAAAGACGGAACTGTTTCTATAATCAATAAAGATGCGTTAAGAACAAAAACGATAGATAAAATCGTTTACAATGCCGTTTTCAACAGTGACAGCAATCTGAAAGATATCTCACGGTGGCTAATCTGGTCGGCCAGTAATGCGCTTGGCAATGCGTCATCTTCCATACAATCGCTTTATGATGCGATGGGACGGAGAGAATACAAGGGTTTCACCGTGCCGGCCATCAACATTCGGGGACTTACCTATGACGTTGCCCGCGCTGTGTTTTGTGCGGCAAAGAAAAACAATGCGGCTGCAATAATATTTGAGATCGCACGATCGGAAATCGGATATACCGGTCAGCGGCCTGCAGAATACACAGCGGTTGTCCTTGCGGCAGCTATCAGGGAAGGGCATGAATACCCTGTATTTATTCAGGGCGATCACTTCCAGATTATTCTCCGGAAATACCAGGCAGACAAAGAAGCAGAGCTTGCTACGGTAAAAAACCTCATAAAAGAGGCCATCGATGGAGGTTTTTATAATATTGACGTCGATACCTCTACACTGGTCGATTTGAGCAAACCCGATCTTGCCGGGCAGCAACGTCTCAATTTTGAACTTGCCGCCGAACTTACCGCGTATATCAGGTCATTGGAACCAAAGGGCATTACGATATCCGTTGGCGGAGAAATCGGCGAAGTGGGAAAAAAGAACAGCACTATTGAAGAACTGCGTGCGTTCATGGATGGATACAACGCCACTTTAAAAACAAAGGGCAGCGGATTAAAAGGCATCAGCAAAATCAGCGTGCAGACGGGCACATCCCATGGAGGGGTCGTACTTCCTGACGGAACCATTGCCAACGTGAAACTGGATTTTGACACTTTAAAAACCTTGTCAAATACTGCAAAGGATGAATACGGCATGAGCGGGGCAGTGCAGCATGGCGCTTCAACGCTTCCTGCTGATGCGTTCAGCAAATTTCCGGAAGCAGATACGGCGGAAGTGCATCTCGCCACAGAATTTCAAAATATGATTTATGATAACAGCGCCTTCCCCGCAGATTTTAAGAAAGAGATATACGAACTCCTCAAAGACAAATGCCGCAGCGAATGGAAGGAAGGCCAGACCGAAGAACAGTTTATCTACACAACCAGAAAAATGGGATTCGGCCCTTTCAAGCAGAAATTCTGGGATTTACCGGAAAATATCAGGGCAAAAATCGGACAGGATCTTGAAGATAAATTTGACTTCCTCTTTAAAAAATTAAACATAGTCAATTCAAAAGAGATCATTAAAAACACAATTCAACCGGTACCGGTAAAGGTAGCATTGCCAACACCTTGA
- a CDS encoding coiled-coil domain-containing protein, protein MNKILSAIILISFFILQHTVIAVETAPRISDREIIESLAEIRGNLKRLDEKLDTVDKSLNKRIDDLDSNLNKRIDALDSKLNKRIDDLRTDINSRFEEVGNRFDTLQWTLGLFITIALVIFGFVLRMQWQMHRRQTQMETILETQREELSFIKKLIEKFQPPRGVL, encoded by the coding sequence ATGAATAAGATATTGAGCGCCATCATACTGATCTCCTTCTTTATTCTCCAGCATACCGTCATTGCCGTAGAGACCGCCCCCCGCATATCTGACCGTGAGATCATAGAGTCACTTGCTGAAATACGAGGAAATTTAAAAAGACTTGATGAAAAGCTTGATACCGTGGATAAAAGCCTCAATAAACGCATTGATGATCTAGACTCCAACCTCAATAAACGTATCGACGCTCTTGACTCCAAGCTCAATAAACGCATCGACGACCTCCGTACAGACATAAACAGCCGTTTTGAAGAAGTAGGCAATCGTTTTGACACACTACAATGGACGCTTGGGCTTTTTATAACCATTGCCCTGGTAATTTTTGGGTTTGTGCTACGCATGCAATGGCAGATGCATCGCCGGCAAACACAGATGGAAACCATTCTTGAGACCCAAAGAGAAGAACTTTCGTTCATAAAGAAACTCATCGAAAAATTCCAACCTCCCAGAGGCGTACTGTAA
- a CDS encoding cytochrome b N-terminal domain-containing protein encodes MENPQKDTFFRKYKRLLKEEGFFSAVRNSVFRSKVWESVFRHGFSDTPKNRMLKVISNVFLHLHPAKVKRHAPQFKFTWCMGGISFFLFLTLTVTGVLLMFYYRPTVHDAYWDIKDLEYQVPFGALLRNLHRWAAHLMVITVWLHMFRVFATGSYKPPREFNWCVGVVLLVVTLLLSFTGYLLTWDQLGFWAVTVGTNMARSTPLLGHEGPFGEQLGMTAHNDIRFALLGGSLVGSNALLRAYVWHCIGLPLIISIFMMVHFWRIRKDGGISGPL; translated from the coding sequence ATGGAAAATCCGCAGAAAGATACATTTTTCAGAAAATACAAAAGGCTTTTAAAAGAAGAAGGATTCTTTAGTGCAGTCCGCAACAGCGTCTTTCGGTCAAAAGTATGGGAGTCTGTTTTCCGGCATGGTTTTTCAGACACGCCTAAAAACAGGATGTTAAAGGTCATTTCCAATGTTTTCCTCCATTTGCATCCCGCAAAGGTAAAACGACACGCACCGCAATTTAAGTTTACATGGTGTATGGGGGGCATTAGCTTCTTCCTGTTTTTAACGCTTACAGTTACCGGCGTACTATTGATGTTTTATTACCGGCCTACGGTACATGATGCGTATTGGGATATAAAAGATCTTGAATATCAGGTGCCGTTTGGGGCATTACTGAGGAATCTGCATCGATGGGCAGCGCATTTAATGGTAATTACGGTGTGGCTGCATATGTTTCGCGTTTTTGCAACGGGTTCGTATAAACCGCCAAGAGAATTTAATTGGTGTGTCGGCGTTGTTCTGCTGGTGGTTACCCTTCTCCTGAGCTTTACCGGTTATTTGCTTACATGGGATCAATTGGGTTTCTGGGCTGTTACGGTCGGAACAAACATGGCGCGTTCCACTCCATTGCTTGGCCATGAAGGACCTTTCGGGGAACAATTGGGTATGACCGCCCACAATGATATACGTTTTGCCCTTCTGGGCGGTTCGCTGGTTGGAAGTAATGCGTTATTAAGGGCGTATGTATGGCATTGCATAGGACTTCCATTAATTATCAGCATATTTATGATGGTGCATTTCTGGCGAATTCGCAAAGACGGAGGCATATCAGGGCCGCTTTGA
- a CDS encoding Reeler domain-containing protein produces the protein MRQFSSYLYKKTGISAFFIFLRMANYAFIVFLISIFVLFSQHSFAHSDGAPLANVGAATTKDGWALYAPAFSTCNVLGCHYQYTVGSGKGKFMLFVLDECEPGEIIDILVSFKKTDTYYHGFQIAAQDRYFNRLVGNFINVGDDDDTQVEAGGLYATHTKKGTNQKYWHVKWQAPPEEFWVANPVRFFAIGLEADNDGTAMGDYVYSATRNIVVRSRKFRNMQMQQLRRE, from the coding sequence ATGAGGCAATTTTCTTCCTATTTGTATAAAAAAACAGGTATTTCAGCATTTTTTATCTTTTTACGAATGGCGAATTATGCCTTCATTGTTTTTTTAATTTCCATATTCGTATTATTCTCGCAGCATTCATTTGCCCATTCCGACGGGGCGCCCCTGGCAAATGTAGGCGCTGCGACAACCAAAGACGGCTGGGCTCTTTATGCTCCAGCCTTTTCTACATGTAACGTTCTGGGATGCCATTACCAATATACCGTGGGTTCGGGTAAGGGCAAATTTATGTTATTTGTTTTAGATGAGTGTGAACCGGGAGAAATTATTGATATTCTGGTTTCGTTTAAAAAAACGGATACGTATTATCATGGCTTTCAAATTGCAGCGCAAGACAGGTATTTTAACCGATTAGTGGGCAATTTTATTAACGTCGGAGACGACGACGATACACAAGTGGAAGCGGGCGGCCTTTACGCAACTCATACGAAAAAAGGCACAAACCAAAAATACTGGCATGTAAAATGGCAGGCACCGCCCGAGGAGTTCTGGGTCGCCAATCCCGTCAGATTCTTTGCCATTGGATTGGAAGCCGACAATGACGGCACTGCTATGGGAGATTATGTGTACAGCGCAACAAGGAATATTGTTGTTAGATCCAGAAAATTTCGCAATATGCAAATGCAACAATTAAGAAGGGAGTAA
- a CDS encoding CsgG/HfaB family protein, which translates to MALQPLQSSAHKGVPAERLYAKLLNAFDEDSKRFNFVERDQTKLLEILKEQKISNSELASPDTAIKIGKIKAAEGMLFGFG; encoded by the coding sequence GTGGCATTGCAGCCGCTGCAGTCATCTGCACACAAGGGAGTACCGGCAGAACGGCTTTACGCCAAACTCCTCAATGCCTTCGATGAGGACTCTAAAAGGTTTAATTTTGTAGAAAGAGATCAGACAAAATTGCTGGAAATACTAAAGGAACAAAAAATCAGCAACTCTGAACTGGCGTCGCCGGATACCGCCATTAAGATCGGGAAAATAAAGGCGGCGGAAGGCATGCTCTTTGGTTTCGGTTGA
- a CDS encoding FAD-dependent oxidoreductase: MEYTLIKTDDHWFRQNINCQYACPVNTPAMNYIELIAEENFDASLNLNFMANLFPPILGRVCTHPCETACRRGAIDSPIAICTLKRSAADFALHPFPQKKVAVKKTGKRIAIIGSGPCGLAAAHDLAVKGHDVIIYEALPVAGGMLSVGIPPYRLPRSIIENTLQWIKGFGVEILINTPVNTPEKFEELLQTFDAVYIAAGAHKSSRMDIPGEDLEGVIHGVSFMKETNLGTIKNVPKSVVVIGGGFTAIDCARTSLRLDAGKASIVYRRTREEMPAGEMEVQMAEEEGIEMLCLTSPVRLIGKDGKVTHIECVRNEPGKPDESGRRRPEVIEGSNFTIPVDLVIPAIGQAPDIVFLSERLGVKVNKWGMPLIDETGMTSRKGVFAGGDCVTGPRNVIEVIADGRKAAGSIHTFLTGQEKGDYQFYYKHQSPSKRVSDYEVAPRQKQESLPLDKRGCLDAESELGFSMENTLKEANRCLLCHYNIFIDEKCILCGGCIDVCPYNCISMVSRENISLPDSLRNEENIPEEWDAAMIIDEEKCIRCGLCVKRCPTRAITMKRFAYSEG; encoded by the coding sequence ATGGAATACACGCTTATCAAGACAGATGATCATTGGTTTCGGCAAAATATCAATTGCCAGTACGCATGTCCCGTCAACACTCCCGCAATGAATTATATAGAACTTATTGCCGAGGAGAATTTCGATGCATCATTAAACCTTAATTTTATGGCAAATCTCTTTCCCCCTATTCTCGGAAGGGTTTGCACCCATCCTTGCGAAACCGCGTGCAGGAGAGGAGCAATTGACAGCCCCATTGCCATATGCACTCTGAAAAGAAGTGCCGCTGATTTTGCCCTTCATCCATTTCCCCAAAAAAAAGTTGCCGTTAAAAAAACCGGCAAACGCATCGCAATTATTGGTTCAGGCCCATGCGGCCTTGCGGCAGCCCATGATTTAGCGGTAAAGGGGCACGATGTTATTATATATGAAGCGCTGCCGGTTGCAGGGGGCATGCTCAGTGTGGGAATCCCCCCCTATCGTCTGCCGCGCAGCATAATAGAGAATACGCTACAATGGATAAAGGGGTTTGGCGTTGAAATCCTTATAAACACACCGGTAAACACGCCGGAAAAGTTTGAGGAACTCTTACAGACATTTGACGCCGTGTACATTGCCGCCGGCGCACATAAATCATCCCGCATGGATATTCCCGGCGAAGACCTGGAAGGGGTAATACATGGCGTTTCCTTTATGAAAGAAACCAACCTTGGCACAATAAAAAACGTTCCGAAAAGCGTGGTGGTGATCGGGGGCGGCTTCACAGCTATCGATTGCGCACGTACATCTCTAAGGCTGGATGCCGGAAAGGCATCGATTGTGTATCGGAGAACCAGGGAAGAAATGCCGGCGGGCGAGATGGAGGTTCAAATGGCGGAAGAAGAGGGCATTGAAATGCTTTGCCTGACTTCTCCTGTCAGGCTGATTGGAAAAGACGGAAAAGTTACGCATATAGAATGTGTAAGGAATGAACCTGGCAAACCCGATGAATCCGGACGCCGCAGACCGGAGGTTATTGAAGGGAGCAATTTTACCATACCTGTAGATTTGGTTATCCCCGCCATCGGGCAGGCGCCGGATATTGTATTCCTTTCAGAACGACTGGGCGTAAAGGTCAACAAATGGGGGATGCCTTTAATTGATGAAACAGGCATGACGTCACGGAAAGGGGTATTTGCAGGCGGAGACTGCGTGACGGGACCCCGCAATGTAATTGAGGTGATTGCTGACGGAAGAAAGGCGGCAGGTTCGATACATACTTTTTTGACCGGACAGGAAAAGGGAGATTATCAATTTTATTATAAACACCAAAGCCCTTCAAAAAGAGTCTCCGATTATGAAGTAGCTCCCAGACAAAAGCAGGAATCGCTTCCCCTGGACAAAAGAGGCTGCTTAGACGCCGAATCAGAACTGGGATTTTCCATGGAGAATACCCTGAAAGAGGCAAATCGCTGCCTGCTTTGTCATTACAATATATTTATCGATGAGAAGTGCATATTATGCGGCGGTTGCATCGATGTTTGCCCTTACAATTGCATATCGATGGTTTCGCGTGAAAATATTTCGTTGCCAGATTCCTTACGCAATGAAGAAAACATCCCCGAAGAATGGGATGCCGCAATGATAATAGATGAAGAAAAGTGTATCCGGTGCGGATTGTGCGTTAAACGTTGCCCCACAAGGGCAATTACCATGAAACGCTTCGCCTATTCAGAGGGGTAA
- the fbp gene encoding class 1 fructose-bisphosphatase yields the protein MSGSKIITVQRHIIEQERDHPEATGELTGLLWDLTIAAKIISREVNRAGLADILGLTGQENIHGEEVKKLDEYANDVIIKSMDHGGHLCVMASEENEDIIPIPDQYPKGKYMLMFDPLDGSSNIDANVSVGTIFSIYRRKTTAGNGTLEDCLRKGVEQVAAGYIVYGSSTMLVYTAGHGSHGFTLDPGIGEFLLSHKNIQIPSRGKIYSINEGNTNTWDEGTRKYINDLKKVTPETGQKPYSLRYIGSLVADFHRTLLYGGIFLYPADYKDPNKPKSKLRLLYEAAPLAFIVEQAGGKASTGDTAIMEIKAEQLHQKTPLIIGSKEDVEKYEGYFKNK from the coding sequence ATGTCGGGAAGTAAAATTATTACCGTACAAAGACATATAATTGAACAAGAGCGGGATCACCCTGAGGCCACAGGCGAGCTGACAGGGCTACTGTGGGACTTAACCATTGCCGCAAAGATCATTTCACGGGAAGTAAATCGTGCCGGGCTTGCCGATATATTGGGTCTCACAGGACAGGAAAATATCCATGGAGAAGAAGTTAAAAAACTAGACGAGTATGCCAATGACGTCATTATAAAATCCATGGATCATGGAGGTCATCTTTGTGTTATGGCATCGGAAGAAAATGAAGACATTATCCCGATACCAGACCAGTATCCCAAAGGCAAATACATGCTCATGTTCGACCCCCTTGACGGATCTTCAAACATTGACGCAAACGTAAGCGTAGGCACCATATTTTCCATTTATCGAAGAAAAACGACTGCTGGCAATGGAACACTTGAGGATTGCCTGAGAAAGGGCGTGGAGCAAGTTGCCGCGGGTTATATTGTATATGGTTCAAGCACCATGCTGGTATATACTGCCGGACACGGTTCCCATGGATTCACGCTTGACCCTGGCATCGGAGAGTTTTTACTCTCGCACAAAAACATTCAAATCCCTTCCAGAGGCAAGATTTACAGTATCAATGAGGGAAACACAAATACATGGGACGAAGGGACACGTAAGTATATTAACGATCTGAAAAAGGTAACCCCTGAGACGGGGCAAAAGCCTTATTCTCTCCGGTACATTGGTTCCCTGGTGGCAGATTTTCATAGAACCCTTTTGTATGGAGGCATCTTTCTGTATCCTGCCGATTATAAAGACCCGAACAAACCAAAATCAAAACTCAGATTGCTCTATGAAGCAGCTCCACTTGCCTTTATTGTTGAACAGGCAGGCGGCAAGGCTTCCACCGGCGATACTGCCATCATGGAAATAAAAGCGGAACAACTCCACCAAAAAACGCCTCTTATTATCGGGAGCAAAGAAGACGTGGAGAAATATGAAGGATATTTCAAAAATAAATAA